In Vanacampus margaritifer isolate UIUO_Vmar chromosome 9, RoL_Vmar_1.0, whole genome shotgun sequence, the following proteins share a genomic window:
- the LOC144058167 gene encoding lysophosphatidylcholine acyltransferase 1: MRLRTQRQQCAMEGDGKKMDQAPPFRNPFVHVLKFTPIEKAKMAVMTVTLFPIRLLLAAFMMLLAWPFAFLASAGRSETAVEPQCLWRRLVDIILKIIMRVMWFAGGFHWMTVKGQRALPAEAPILTLAPHSSYFDAIPVTMTMASIVMKAESKDIPLWGTLIKYIRPVFVSRSDQNSRKKTVEEIKRRAHSGGKWPQIMIFPEGTCTNRSCLITFKPGAFIPAVPVQPVVMRYPNKLDTITWTWQGPGAFKILWLTLCQLHNVFEIEFLPIYTPSEEEKRNPALFAINVRHVMAKALGVPITDYSFEDCQLAMAEGLLRLPVDTCLLEFSKLVRRLGLKPPNPEKVLQDYANRSRKLEGQKLSLDDFAQFLDVPVSDMLQDTFSLFDEHEDNSVDIREYVIALSVVCRPSKSLETLKLAFKMFEAEEDGAITETELAIILKTALGVTHLSVSCLFAAIDSEDTGKITFENFRSFVEEHMDFAEEYLYPENSGLLTGTCQHQQTNSRLSFHNVHDTANAKITNGICPDFSPNVHDSTKHGLKKHN; the protein is encoded by the exons ATGGCAGTTATGACAGTCACGCTATTCCCCATCCGTCTACTCCTAGCTGCATTTATGATGCTGCTGGCTTGGCCTTTTGCATTTCTGGCCTCAGCGGGACGCTCTGAGACTGCTGTTGAACCCCAGTGCCTCTGGAGGAG ACTGGTCGACATCATTTTGAAGATCATCATGCGGGTCATGTGGTTTGCGGGTGGCTTCCATTGGATGACTGTTAAAGGCCAAAGGGCGTTGCCTGCCGAAGCGCCCATTCTCACTCTAGCGCCCCACTCTTCTTACTTTGATGCCATCCCAGTCACCATGACAATGGCCTCAATTGTCATGAAAGCCGAGAGCAAGGATATACCCTTGTGGGGAA CTTTGATAAAGTACATCAGGCCAGTGTTTGTATCACGATCAGACCAAAACTCAAGAAAGAAGACTGTGGAAGAGATCAAACGCAGAGCCCACTCTGGAGGGAAATGGCCACAG atAATGATATTTCCAGAGGGAACCTGCACAAATAGATCCTGCCTAATCACCTTTAAGCCAG GGGCCTTTATCCCAGCGGTACCAGTGCAGCCTGTTGTAATGAGATACCCAAATAAACTG GATACAATTACATGGACATGGCAAGGGCCTGGCGC GTTTAAGATCTTGTGGCTGACACTATGCCAGCTACACAATGTCTTTGAAATAGAG TTTCTTCCCATCTACACTCCCTCTGAAGAAGAGAAAAGGAACCCGGCTCTCTTTGCTATCAATGTGAGACATGTCATGGCCAA AGCCCTTGGGGTCCCCATCACAGATTATTCATTTGAGGACTGCCAGCTCGCCATGGCAGAAGGCCTGTTGAGACTGCCAGTTGACACCTGCCTGTTGGAGTTTTCCAAACTTGTCAGGAGACTAGG GCTTAAACCCCCAAACCCTGAAAAGGTGCTGCAGGATTATGCAAACAGATCCAGGAAACTGGAAGGACAGAAGCTGTCCTTGGATGACTTTGCTCAGTTCTTGGATGTGCCCGTTTCAGATATGTTACAAGACACGTTCTCCCTTTTTGATGAG CATGAAGATAATAGCGTGGATATCAGAGAGTATGTGATAGCCTTATCTGTTGTATGCAGACCTTCTAAAAGTCTGGAAACGCTGAAATTGGCCTTCAAG atgtttgAAGCCGAGGAGGATGGCGCTATCACAGAAACAGAATTGGCAATTATTCTGAAGACCGCTTTGGGAGTGACTCACCTCAGTGTATCTTGCTTGTTTGCTGCCATTGACAGTGAAGACACAGGAAAGATCACATTTG AGAATTTCAGGAGCTTTGTGGAAGAACACATGGACTTTGCAGAGGAATACCTGTACCCTGAAAATTCAGGCCTCCTCACTGGTACCTGCcaacatcaacaaacaaattCAAGACTGTCTTTTCACAACGTGCATGACACTGCCAACGCCAAAATAACTAATGGCATATGCCCTGATTTCAGCCCCAATGTTCATGACAGCACAAAACATGGACTCAAGAAACACAATTGA